From Eleftheria terrae, the proteins below share one genomic window:
- the xth gene encoding exodeoxyribonuclease III, with amino-acid sequence MKIASFNVNGIKGRLARLLEWLEEAAPDVACLQELKTADAGFPAEALRQAGYHAVWRGQRGYNGVAILARGEPPVLTRRALPGDDSDTEARYVEAAVDGVLVASLYLPNGNPCPGPKFERKLAWFERLIAHAGELRAAGVPVVLAGDFNVVPTDADIYATRSWQDDALLQPEPRAAFARLLAQGWTDAIRTLYPGEAVYTFWDYLRQRWQRDAGLRIDHLLLSPELAPQLVDGGVDKAVRGREGASDHAPVWIRLDQARRGRRRG; translated from the coding sequence ATGAAGATTGCCAGCTTCAACGTCAACGGCATCAAGGGCCGGCTGGCGCGCCTGCTCGAATGGCTGGAGGAGGCGGCGCCGGACGTGGCCTGCCTGCAGGAGCTGAAGACGGCCGATGCCGGTTTTCCGGCCGAGGCGCTGCGCCAGGCCGGCTACCACGCGGTGTGGCGCGGCCAGCGTGGCTACAACGGCGTGGCCATCCTGGCCCGCGGCGAGCCACCGGTGCTGACCCGGCGCGCATTGCCCGGCGACGACAGCGACACCGAGGCCCGCTATGTCGAGGCGGCCGTGGACGGCGTGCTGGTGGCCTCGCTCTACCTGCCCAACGGCAACCCCTGCCCGGGGCCGAAGTTCGAGCGCAAGCTGGCCTGGTTCGAGCGCCTCATCGCCCATGCGGGCGAGCTGCGCGCAGCCGGCGTGCCGGTGGTGCTGGCGGGCGACTTCAACGTGGTGCCGACCGATGCCGACATCTACGCCACCCGGTCCTGGCAGGACGACGCCCTGCTGCAGCCCGAGCCGCGCGCCGCGTTCGCCCGCCTGCTGGCGCAGGGCTGGACCGATGCGATCCGCACGCTGTATCCCGGCGAGGCGGTCTACACCTTCTGGGACTACCTGCGCCAGCGCTGGCAGCGCGACGCCGGCCTGCGCATCGACCACCTGCTGCTGAGCCCGGAGCTGGCGCCGCAGCTGGTCGACGGCGGGGTCGACAAGGCAGTGCGGGGGCGCGAGGGAGCGAGCGACCACGCGCCGGTGTGGATCCGCCTCGACCAGGCGCGCCGCGGCCGGCGGCGCGGCTGA
- a CDS encoding GFA family protein — translation MHLEGSCHCGAVRFSVEAHSPVPYLHCHCSICRKTAGGGGYAINLGADAATLKVRGRRHVAVYHALLREPGQRAKRSPAGRHFCAQCGSALWLSDPRWPELVHPHASAIDTPLPQPPEVVEAGLAFAAPWVQVPAGRRHRQCQQWPQESLEDWHRRHGLYDE, via the coding sequence ATGCACCTCGAAGGATCTTGTCATTGCGGCGCGGTGCGCTTCAGCGTGGAAGCGCACAGCCCCGTGCCCTACCTGCATTGCCACTGCTCGATCTGCCGCAAGACGGCCGGCGGGGGTGGCTATGCCATCAACCTGGGCGCCGACGCCGCCACGCTGAAGGTGCGCGGGCGACGGCATGTGGCGGTCTATCACGCGCTGCTGCGGGAGCCGGGGCAGCGCGCCAAGCGGTCGCCGGCCGGGCGGCACTTCTGCGCCCAGTGCGGCAGTGCGCTGTGGCTCTCCGATCCGCGCTGGCCCGAGCTGGTGCACCCGCATGCCTCGGCCATCGACACGCCGCTGCCACAGCCGCCGGAGGTGGTGGAGGCGGGGCTGGCCTTTGCCGCACCCTGGGTGCAGGTGCCGGCGGGGCGCCGCCACCGCCAGTGCCAGCAGTGGCCGCAGGAGTCGCTGGAAGACTGGCATCGGCGCCATGGGCTCTACGATGAGTAG